Part of the Bacillus cabrialesii genome is shown below.
ACTATTTCTATCCGGACAACCCGAAAGCGTATCAGATTTCTCAATTTGATAAGCCAATCGGCGAAAACGGCTGGATCGAAATTGAAGTCGGCGGAAAAACAAAACGCATCGGCATCACACGCCTTCACCTAGAAGAGGATGCCGGAAAACTGACGCATACAGGCGACGGTTATTCTCTTGTTGACTTCAACCGTCAGGGAACACCGCTTGTTGAGATTGTATCTGAGCCGGATATCCGCACGCCGGAAGAAGCGTACGCGTATCTTGAAAAGCTGAAATCCATCATCCAATATACAGGCGTTTCTGACTGTAAAATGGAAGAAGGTTCACTTCGCTGTGACGCCAATATCTCTCTTCGCCCGATCGGCCAAGAGGAATTCGGCACAAAAACAGAATTGAAAAACTTGAACTCCTTTGCGTTTGTTCAAAAAGGCCTTGAGCATGAAGAAAAACGCCAGGAACAGGTTCTTCTCTCTGGCGGCGTTATCCAGCAGGAAACACGCCGTTACGACGAAGCAACGAAGAAAACCATTCTCATGCGTGTCAAAGAGGGATCTGACGACTATCGTTACTTCCCAGAGCCAGACCTTGTCGAGCTCTACATTGATGACGAATGGAAGGAACGCGTAAAAGCAAGCATTCCTGAGCTTCCTGATGAGCGCCGCAAGCGTTATATCGATGAGCTTGGCTTGCCTGCATATGACGCGATGGTTCTGACGCTGACAAAAGAAATGGCTGATTTCTTTGAAGAAACCGTTCAAAAAGGCGCTGAAGCCAAACAAGCGTCCAACTGGCTAATGGGTGAAGTGTCAGCTTATCTGAACGCCGAGCAAAAAGAGCTTGCTGACGTTGCGCTGACACCTGAAGGCCTTGCCGGCATGATCAAATTGATTGAAAAAGGAACCATTTCTTCTAAGATCGCGAAGAAAGTGTTTAAAGAATTGATTGAAAAAGGCGGCGACGCTGAGAAGATTGTCAAAGAGAAAGGCCTCGTTCAGATTTCTGACGAAAGCGTGCTTCTGAAGCTTGTCACAGAAGCGCTTGACAATAACCCTCAATCAATCGAAGACTTTAAAAACGGGAAAGACCGCGCGATCGGCTTCCTTGTCGGACAGATTATGAAAGCGTCCAAAGGACAAGCCAACCCGCCGATGGTCAACAAAATCCTGCTTGAAGAAATTAAAAAACGCTAATCAAAAAAGCAGCCCGCAGGGGCTGCTTTTTTTGGTCATATCGAGATAAATATAGAAATCGAAGCCCGAAGCTTTTCAACTTCTTCGTCATTGCTCCCGGTTAAATTCGACAGCATGCCTTTAATAATCGGCTTGCGCGGCTTTTCCTGAGACAGTTCTTCTTCGATGACATCCAACGATACTGTGATATCCTCAGGCAGCGTGCTGTTTTCTTTCACCTTCTCAATGTCTTCAAGCAGCTGGTCTTTGCCAGCTGGCATCGGGCTGATAATGTCTTTGGGCACCATCGGATTGAGAGCTGAACGGCTCAGTCCTTGCACGAGGTCATCCAGTCTCTCCATGATAAAGGCTGAGATTTCGTCTGCGTCGATGTTGAGCTCTCCGTTAAATACCATCACATTCATATAGGAATGCACAATGCCTCTTGCCATGATGGAAAGATCTGCGACGTACCGCTCGATTCCTTCACCATAGGACGCCAGCAAGGCATTCCGGTACAGCTTATCCGTCTCCATGGTTACTTTATAAAAATATTGCTTGATTTCTTGATTTTCCGGAATGATATTTTCGGTAAGCAAAAGAACGATAAAATCTTTATGATCGCGAAAATCTTCAAATTGCGCGCCAATTTGCTTTTTCAGCACTTCCTTAGGCGGTTTTCCGGCGAGATCCTCTTCTATATTCTTCATCTTTTTCATAGACATGCCGATGTAATATTCACAGGCGGATAACAGCAGCGCTTCTTTCGATTTGAAGTGCAAATAAAAAGCGCCCTTCGAGATGCCGCATTCACTGGCGATTTCCTGGATCGTCGTAGAGGCGAATCCTTTTTTCGCAAACAAATGAATGCTGGTTTTTATGATCTTCTCTTTTTTTTCATTCATGACGTGCTTCCCCTTAATCCTTGAAAAATTTAGAAAAATTTTCTGGTATATGAGTTGACGTTGTTGCGTTATAACGTTTAGTATTATATAGAATGACCAGTCAGTCAATAAAAAATGTAATGGAGGATATGATGAATCACGTTATTAATTTCGTACTGAAAAACAAATTCGCCGTATGGCTGATGACGATTATTGTAACGGCAGCCGGCTTGTATGCGGGTATGAATATGAAGCAAGAATCTATTCCTGACGTGAACATGCCTTACCTGACGATCAGCACGACATATCCGGGTGCGACGCCAAGCCAAGTGGCTGATGAGGTGACGAAACCGGTTGAACAAGCGGTGCAGAATTTGGACGGGGTCAGTGTTGTGACTTCGACGTCCTATGAAAACGCATCGTCGGTCATGATTGAATATGACTATGAGAAAGATATGGACAAAGCGAAAACAGAAGCGGCTGAAGCCTTAGAAAACGTCAGCCTGCCTGATGACGCGAAAGATCCGGAAATTTCACGCTACAGCTTGAACTCCTTCCCGATTCTGACGCTGAGCGTGTCCAGTGATAAAAACAACAACCTGCAAGAACTGACAAAACAAGTGGAGGACAGCCTCGTTCCTAAGCTTGAAGGCTTAGAAGGCGTTGCTTCCGTCCAAGTATCAGGCCAGCAGGTGGAAGAGGTTGAATTCTCTTTCAAAGAAGACAAACTGAAAGAATACGGCCTTGATAAAGATACTGTTAAACAGGTGATTCAAGGTTCGGATGTGACAACTCCGCTTGGATTGTACACATTTGGAAATGAAGAAAAATCTGTCGTCGTCAGCGGCGATATTGAAACGATTAAAGATTTGAAGAATATGAGAATCCCGACGGCATCAGCTTCAAGTGCAGGCGGCAGCGCAGCATCTCAAGCGGCGGCGCAAAGTGCGCAAGCAGCAGCTGCGGCACAGGCACAGCAAAGCGCAAGCACAGATGTCCCGACGGTCAAGCTATCTGACATTGCTACAATTAAAGATGTGAAAAAAGCTGAATCTGTTTCACGCACAAATGGCAAAGACAGCATTGGCATTAACGTCGTCAAAGCAAATGATGCGAATACAGTAGAGGTTGCGGACGATGTCAAAGCTGAGCTGAAGCAGTTCAAAGAAGACCATAAAGGCTTCGACTACAGCGCAACACTCGACATGGCGGAGCCGATCACACAGTCAGTTGAAACGATGTTAAGCAAAGCCATTTTCGGTGCTATTTTTGCGATTGTGATTATTCTCTTATTCTTAAGAGATATCAAATCAACATTAATTTCGGTAGTTTCAATTCCATTATCATTGCTGATCGCACTCCTTGTGCTGCAACAGCTTGATATCACACTGAACATCATGACGCTCGGCGCAATGACTGTTGCGATTGGACGTGTTGTCGATGATTCCATTGTTGTTATCGAGAACATTTACCGCCGCATGAGACTCAAGGATGAGCCGCTCCGCGGGAAAGCCTTGGTTCGTGAAGCGACGAAGGAAATGTTTAAACCGATCATGTCATCTACGATCGTGACCATCGCGGTATTCCTGCCGCTCGCACTTGTAGGCGGACAAATCGGTGAATTGTTTATCCCGTTTGCCTTGACGATTGTTTTTGCGCTTGCCGCATCCCTGTTGATTTCGATCACGCTTGTGCCGATGCTCGCACACAGCCTGTTCAAAAAATCATTAACGGGCGCGCCGGTCAAAGCGAAAGAACACAAACCTGGCAGACTTGCAAACATTTATAAAAAAGTATTGAACTGGGCGCTGAGCCACAAATGGATCACGTCTATCATCGCTGTTCTGATGCTCCTTGGAAGCTTGTTCCTTGTGCCGTTAATCGGTGCCAGCTACTTGCCGTCCCAAGAAGAAAAAACGATCCAGCTTACTTACAGCCCAGAACCGGGTCAAACGAAAAAAGAAGCTGAAGATGAAGCTGAAAAAGCGGAAAAAATCATGCTTGACCGAAAGCATGTCGACACGGTTCAGTATTCATTAGGCTCTGGCAGCCCGCTTGCCGGGGGAGATTCAAACGGTGCGTTATTCTATATCAAATATGAAAGCGACACGCCTGATTTTGATAAAGAAAAAGACAACGTGCTGAAGGAAATCCAAAAACAATCTGACCGCGGGGAATGGAAGTCACAGGACTTCAGTTCTTCAGGCAATAACAATGAATTAACATACTATGTGTATGGCGATTCAGAAAACGACATTAAAGACACGGTCAAAGACATTGAAAAAGTCATGAAAGATGAAAAGGATCTGAAAAACGTAAGCTCAGGCCTTTCAAGCACATATGATGAATACACATTTGTCGCTGACCAAGAAAAATTAAGCAAACTCGGTTTAACTGCGTCTCAAATTTCTCAGGCCTTAATGACACAAACATCACAAGAACCGCTCACAACCGTGAAAAAAGACGGCAAAGAGCTTGATGTGAACATTAAGACGGAAAAAGACGAGTATAAGAGTGTGAAAGATTTAGAGAATAAAAAGATCACTTCTGCGACTGGCCAGGAAGTCAAAATCAGCGATGTCGCCAAAGTGAAAGAAGGATCAACTTCTGATACCGTGTCAAAACGTGACGGTAAAGTCTATGCAGATGTCACAGGTGAAGTGACAACAGACAACGTTACAGCTGTATCAGCTGATGTCCAAAAGAAAATTGATAAGATTGACCTTCCTGATAACGTATCGATTGATACAGGCGGCGTATCAGCAGATATCGCTGATTCCTTCACGAAGCTCGGTTTAGCGATGCTGGCAGCAATAGCGATCGTTTACCTAGTGCTCGTGATTACATTCGGCGGAGCACTAGCGCCATTTGCGATTCTGTTCTCATTGCCGTTCACAGTCATCGGTGCCCTGATCGGACTTTACGTATCAGGTGAAACGATCAGTCTGAACGCAATGATCGGTATGCTTATGCTGATCGGTATCGTTGTTACGAATGCGATTGTCTTAATTGACCGCGTGATTCATAAGGAAGCGGAAGGATTGTCTACGAGAGAAGCGCTCCTAGAAGCCGGCTCTACACGACTCCGCCCGATTCTGATGACAGCCATCGCGACAATCGGCGCCTTGATTCCATTAGCGCTCGGCTTCGAAGGCGGAAGCCAAGTCATCTCAAAAGGACTCGGCGTAACGGTTATCGGCGGGTTGATCAGTTCGACGCTCCTGACACTCTTGATTGTGCCAATCGTATACGAAGTATTGGCGAAGTTCCGCAAGAAAAAACCGGGAACGGAAGAAGAGTAAAAAAACAAAAAGCCTCAGCTCTGCTGAGGCTTTCAGCTTGTTGAAAAACCCTCGCATTCGTTGTCAGGTCTGCGCGTCGGTGCTCACGTAAAAAGACCAGCGGCTTAAAACTAGAGCGTCCTGCTCAAACGCCGCTGTCACCGCATCCTGCGGAAGTCCGCTCCAATGCTCCCCCTTCCTAGACTACAAGGGTTTTCAATCAAGCTGAAAGGATGTTAAGGATGACAAAAGCTCAAAACAAGAATCAGTTTTGAGCTTTTGTGCGTTTTCACCTGTAAGATTATGTACATTTTGTTGCGATTTTTTTAACTCATAGTATAATTAAAGGTTGTTAGTGTAAAAATGGATCGGATACTCTTAAGTAGGATGATGAGATAATGAAACGTGCACGCATAATATACAATCCGACTTCAGGACGGGAGATCTTTAAAAAGCATCTTGCCCAGGTCCTGCAAAAATTTGAACAAGCCGGCTATGAAACCTCCACCCATGCCACGACATGCGCGGGAGACGCAACGCACGCCGCCAAGGAAGCGGCATTGCGTGAGTTTGACTTAATCATTGCGGCAGGCGGAGACGGAACGATCAACGAGGTCGTCAATGGGCTTGCGCCTTTAGACAATCGTCCGACACTCGGTGTGATTCCTGTCGGCACAACGAACGATTTCGCCAGAGCGCTCGGCATTCCGCGTGAGGATATTTTAAAAGCGGCTGATACGGCCATTAACGGCGTTGCCCGCCCGATTGATATCGGACAGGTCAACGGCCAGTATTTTATCAATATCGCCGGAGGAGGCCGTCTGACGGAGCTGACGTACGACGTGCCAAGCAAACTCAAAACGATGCTCGGCCAGCTTGCTTATTATTTAAAGGGAATGGAAATGCTGCCTTCACTTCGTCCGACAGAAGTCGAGATTGAATATGACGGCAAGCTGTTTCAAGGTGAAATCATGCTGTTTTTGGTCACGCTGACAAACTCCGTCGGCGGGTTCGAAAAGCTCGCGCCGGATTCCAGCCTGAATGACGGCATGTTTGATTTGATGATACTCAAGAAAGCAAACCTTGCTGAATTTATCAGGGTCGCCACGATGGCGCTCCGCGGCGAACACATCAACGACCAGCACATTATTTATACAAAAGCGAACCGCGTGAAAGTCAATGTATCAGAAAAGATGCAGCTGAACCTGGACGGCGAGTACGGCGGCATGCTGCCGGGCGAATTTGTGAATCTGTATCGACACATTCACGTCGTCATGCCGAAGGAGAAAGCGGAACAGCTGGATGACTAAAAAACTTGGCTTGAATAGGCCAAGTTTTTCTTTCGCTTAAAACGAGAGGTGATTATAGATGAAAATGAAACCCCCAGTAGAAAAAAACGAATACTACGACGTGACATTTGAGGATTTGACCCACGAAGGAGCAGGCGTCGCAAAGGTGCAGGGCTTCCCGATCTTTGTCCCAAACGCCCTGCCGGAGGAAAAAGCCCAAATCAAAGTCACGCGTGTCAAAAAAGGCTTCGCTTTCGGCCGCTTGATCGAGATGAAAAAAGAAAGCCCGCATAGAACGGACGCCCCATGTCCAATCTACAAGCAATGCGGAGGCTGCCAGCTTCAGCACATGACCTACGAAGGCCAGCTCTTGTTTAAACAGAAACAAGTCAAAGACGTCTTAGAACGGATCGGCAAGCTGGACCTGTCAAACGTCACCGTGCATCCGACACTTGGCATGGAAGACCCGTGGAACTACAGAAACAAAGCACAGGTGCCGGTAGGAGAACGAGAAGGCGGACTCGTCGCCGGTTTCTATCAGCAAAGAAGCCATGACATCATCGACATGAGCGCCTGCCTGATCCAGCAATCCAAAAACGACGAAGCCGTTCAAGCCGTCAAAGACATTTGCGCCAAATACGGTGTCAAAGCGTACAACGAAGAACGCCACAAAGGCTGGCTCCGCCACATCATGGTCAGATACGGCGTCGTTACGGGCGAAATGATGATCGTCTTCATCACAAGAACAAACGACTTCCCGCACAAAGTGAAGATCATTGAAGACATCACAACAGCGTTCCCGCACGTCAAATCCATCGTGCAAAACATCAACCCAAACAAAACAAACGTCATCTTTGGCAACGAAACAAACGTCATCTGGGGCGAAGAATACATCTACGACCTCATCGGAGACGTCAAATTCGCCATCTCCGCCAGATCGTTCTACCAAGTCAACCCGGAGCAGACAAAAGTGCTGTACGACAAAGCGCTTGAGTACGCGGAACTGCAAGGTGAAGAAACCGTCATCGACGCCTACTGCGGCATCGGTACAATTTCTCTATTTCTGGCGAAGCAGGCGAAAAAAGTGTACGGCGTAGAAATTGTGCCGGAAGCGATTGAGGACGCAAAGCGAAACGCAGAATTAAACGGCATCACAAACGCAGCATTCGCAGTTGGAGAAGCAGAAACCGTGATTCCAAAGTGGTACGAAGAAGGCATCACGGCCGATACACTAGTCGTCGACCCGCCAAGAAAAGGCTGCGACGAAGCCCTCCTGCGCACGATTGTGGAGATGAAACCGAAGCGGGTGGTGTATGTGTCCTGTAATCCTGGTACGCTTGCGAGGGATTTGCGGGTGCTTGAGGATGGCGGGTACGTGACGCGCGAAGTGCAGCCTGTGGATATGTTTCCGCATACGAATCATGTGGAGTGTGTGGCAGTGCTGGAACTTAAAAAAGGCAACTAACCCCTATGTTGGGTGTTGCCTTTTTTAAATTGTTAAAGAAAAGGCTAATTTTCAATTTTTTTCTTTAGCAATTTTATATTTAAATCACTAATTTCTGATATATGCCATTCAAGTGAGGTCATCATTTTGTCCATTTCTGTTAATAATACAGATAAGTCATTTAGATTGTCTTGTTGTTCTTTGAATTCTTCAACAGGCAGTATATTTGTTTGACCATTGTCATTTATCTTTTCTTTCTCTTAATTGGTTATACATTGCTTCCACCTAACTTGTTTTTTTATGTCTATTATTTTGTTTCATTCGTACTGGCAGTGATAATCATAAACTATGTCCATCGATCTAAAAAACGCCAGAGATCCTGGTAGTAAAGCACTGAAAAATGCTTGTTTAGGCAGTACAATTTTATTGTGTTTTTC
Proteins encoded:
- the gatB gene encoding Asp-tRNA(Asn)/Glu-tRNA(Gln) amidotransferase subunit GatB, producing MNFETVIGLEVHVELKTKSKIFSSSPTPFGAEANTQTSVIDLGYPGVLPVLNKEAVEFAMKAAMALNCEIATDTKFDRKNYFYPDNPKAYQISQFDKPIGENGWIEIEVGGKTKRIGITRLHLEEDAGKLTHTGDGYSLVDFNRQGTPLVEIVSEPDIRTPEEAYAYLEKLKSIIQYTGVSDCKMEEGSLRCDANISLRPIGQEEFGTKTELKNLNSFAFVQKGLEHEEKRQEQVLLSGGVIQQETRRYDEATKKTILMRVKEGSDDYRYFPEPDLVELYIDDEWKERVKASIPELPDERRKRYIDELGLPAYDAMVLTLTKEMADFFEETVQKGAEAKQASNWLMGEVSAYLNAEQKELADVALTPEGLAGMIKLIEKGTISSKIAKKVFKELIEKGGDAEKIVKEKGLVQISDESVLLKLVTEALDNNPQSIEDFKNGKDRAIGFLVGQIMKASKGQANPPMVNKILLEEIKKR
- the srfP gene encoding surfactin resistance protein SrfP, with the protein product MNHVINFVLKNKFAVWLMTIIVTAAGLYAGMNMKQESIPDVNMPYLTISTTYPGATPSQVADEVTKPVEQAVQNLDGVSVVTSTSYENASSVMIEYDYEKDMDKAKTEAAEALENVSLPDDAKDPEISRYSLNSFPILTLSVSSDKNNNLQELTKQVEDSLVPKLEGLEGVASVQVSGQQVEEVEFSFKEDKLKEYGLDKDTVKQVIQGSDVTTPLGLYTFGNEEKSVVVSGDIETIKDLKNMRIPTASASSAGGSAASQAAAQSAQAAAAAQAQQSASTDVPTVKLSDIATIKDVKKAESVSRTNGKDSIGINVVKANDANTVEVADDVKAELKQFKEDHKGFDYSATLDMAEPITQSVETMLSKAIFGAIFAIVIILLFLRDIKSTLISVVSIPLSLLIALLVLQQLDITLNIMTLGAMTVAIGRVVDDSIVVIENIYRRMRLKDEPLRGKALVREATKEMFKPIMSSTIVTIAVFLPLALVGGQIGELFIPFALTIVFALAASLLISITLVPMLAHSLFKKSLTGAPVKAKEHKPGRLANIYKKVLNWALSHKWITSIIAVLMLLGSLFLVPLIGASYLPSQEEKTIQLTYSPEPGQTKKEAEDEAEKAEKIMLDRKHVDTVQYSLGSGSPLAGGDSNGALFYIKYESDTPDFDKEKDNVLKEIQKQSDRGEWKSQDFSSSGNNNELTYYVYGDSENDIKDTVKDIEKVMKDEKDLKNVSSGLSSTYDEYTFVADQEKLSKLGLTASQISQALMTQTSQEPLTTVKKDGKELDVNIKTEKDEYKSVKDLENKKITSATGQEVKISDVAKVKEGSTSDTVSKRDGKVYADVTGEVTTDNVTAVSADVQKKIDKIDLPDNVSIDTGGVSADIADSFTKLGLAMLAAIAIVYLVLVITFGGALAPFAILFSLPFTVIGALIGLYVSGETISLNAMIGMLMLIGIVVTNAIVLIDRVIHKEAEGLSTREALLEAGSTRLRPILMTAIATIGALIPLALGFEGGSQVISKGLGVTVIGGLISSTLLTLLIVPIVYEVLAKFRKKKPGTEEE
- a CDS encoding diacylglycerol kinase; the protein is MKRARIIYNPTSGREIFKKHLAQVLQKFEQAGYETSTHATTCAGDATHAAKEAALREFDLIIAAGGDGTINEVVNGLAPLDNRPTLGVIPVGTTNDFARALGIPREDILKAADTAINGVARPIDIGQVNGQYFINIAGGGRLTELTYDVPSKLKTMLGQLAYYLKGMEMLPSLRPTEVEIEYDGKLFQGEIMLFLVTLTNSVGGFEKLAPDSSLNDGMFDLMILKKANLAEFIRVATMALRGEHINDQHIIYTKANRVKVNVSEKMQLNLDGEYGGMLPGEFVNLYRHIHVVMPKEKAEQLDD
- the rlmD gene encoding 23S rRNA (uracil(1939)-C(5))-methyltransferase RlmD — its product is MKMKPPVEKNEYYDVTFEDLTHEGAGVAKVQGFPIFVPNALPEEKAQIKVTRVKKGFAFGRLIEMKKESPHRTDAPCPIYKQCGGCQLQHMTYEGQLLFKQKQVKDVLERIGKLDLSNVTVHPTLGMEDPWNYRNKAQVPVGEREGGLVAGFYQQRSHDIIDMSACLIQQSKNDEAVQAVKDICAKYGVKAYNEERHKGWLRHIMVRYGVVTGEMMIVFITRTNDFPHKVKIIEDITTAFPHVKSIVQNINPNKTNVIFGNETNVIWGEEYIYDLIGDVKFAISARSFYQVNPEQTKVLYDKALEYAELQGEETVIDAYCGIGTISLFLAKQAKKVYGVEIVPEAIEDAKRNAELNGITNAAFAVGEAETVIPKWYEEGITADTLVVDPPRKGCDEALLRTIVEMKPKRVVYVSCNPGTLARDLRVLEDGGYVTREVQPVDMFPHTNHVECVAVLELKKGN